DNA sequence from the Bacillus pumilus genome:
CGGCAATCACAAAGTAGATGTCATCACATGTAATCCGCCATATTTTAAGACACCTTCTAAGGAAGAAATCAATGAAAATGAATACTTGGCCATTGCTCGGCATGAAATTCATTGTACATTAGAAGATGTCATTCGCGTTTCTTCCACGCTGCTGAAGCAAGGAGGGAAACTGGCGATGGTTCATCGGCCTGGCCGGCTACTTGAGATTGTGGAATTGATGAAGAAGTACCGAATTGAGCCAAAACGAATTCAATTTGTTTATCCCAAACAGGGTAAGGAAGCCAATACCATCTTAGTAGAGGGAATAAAAGATGGAAAACCAGATCTGAAAATTCTCCCGCCTCTTTTTGTTTATGGAGATGATCAAGAGTATACTGAGGAAATCAGGACGATACTGTATGGAAAAGCATAATCATTATTTCTATGTATTGAAATGTGCGGACGGCAGCCTATATGCAGGTTATACAAATGATTTACAAAAAAGACTGACGACCCACAATAGTGGAAAGGGAGCAAAATATACAAGAGCTAGACGGCCGGTTGAGCTGTATTATCATGAATGTTTTGCAACCAAAAGAGAAGCCATGCAGCAAGAATATCGTTTTAAAACGTGGACACGGAAAAAGAAAGATCTTTATATAGAAGAAATGCGTATTGAAAAGGAGGCGGCACATGAAAACACAGAAAAGCTTTGATGGTCAATCAGATATGGGCATTCTATATCTCGTCCCAACCCCAATTGGCAATTTAGAAGATATGACGTTTCGAGCCATCCAAACATTAAAAGATGTAGACTATATTGCTGCAGAGGATACAAGACAAACGAAAAAACTTTGTCATGTCTATGAAATTGATACGCCATTAACGAGTTATCATGAGCATAACAAAGACAGCAGCGGCCACAAGTTGATCGAATGGTTAAAAGAAGGAAAAAACATCGCACTCGTGAGTGATGCTGGTTTACCGACGATCTCTGATCCAGGTGCTGAAGTGGTCCGTGACTTTACTAATATCGGCGGTTATGTCGTTCCGTTACCTGGAGCAAATGCTGCACTTACAGCACTCATTGCCTCAGGGATCACGCCGCAGCCATTTTTCTTTTATGGATTTCTTGACCGACAAAAAAAGGAAAAGAAAAAACAGCTCGAAGCTTTGAAGAAGCGTCAAGAAACAATCATTTTCTATGAAGCGCCTCATCGGTTAAAAGAAACGCTGACTTTGATGAAGGAAGTGTGGGGCAACAGGAATATCGCCATTACGAGAGAACTAACGAAAAAATTTGAAGAGTTTATTCGTGGAGATTTAGAGTCTGTGCTGACATGGGCGGTAGAGAATCAAATCCGAGGTGAATTCTGTCTTGTCGTACAAGGTAACGATCAAGATGAAGAAGAGCTAAATGAAGAAGCCTGGTGGAAGTCCTTATCAGAAAAAGAACACGTGATCCATTACATAGAAGAAGGATTAACGTCGAAGGAAGCCATTAAACGTACAGCCGTCGAACGTGGTGTACCAAAGCGTACCATATACGATGCCTATCATATTGAACAATAAAGAAAGGTTCTTGCAAACGGTGCAAGAACCTTTTTTATATCAAACTTATTTTTGTGATTGAAGTTGGTTTTGGATTTCGTTAATGATTTGCTCTGCACCTTCACGGCTAAGAACTAATTTACCATTAGCAAGTTTAAGGTTATCGTCTGATACTTCACCTGTAACTTGGCAAGTCATGTTTGGTTTATATTTTTTTAGGATAATTTTTTCATCATCAACATAAATTTCCAAAGCGTCTTTTTCAGCGATTCCTAGAGTACGGCGAAGTTCGATTGGAATCACCACGCGCCCTAATTCGTCAACTTTACGTACAATACCTGTAGATTTCATCTTCATTCTCCTCCCAAAGAGTTCTTATTCTTAATATAATATTATCTTCGTCATTATTCGACAAATTCCTTACATTCATAGCATAACAAGGTTTCCATAAATCGTCAATCATTTTGTTTACTATTGTTTGTAAAATATGACTCTTAAAGTCAAAAGACCTTGAAACTACTGATTTATAAGGATTTTGCGGGTTTTTTCTATGAAAATATGAGAAATGACGAGTTCAGATTAACAAGACTTTTGCCCTAAATTAGACAATTGTAAATCTGGAGATAGATTTCATACGACAATATTCGACAAAATGTCGACAGGTTTGTCGTTTTTTTTGAAAAACTCATCTTTTTCGATCATTTCATCTTGTTCTATGTATATATGCTTGATCTTAAAGGCTAAGATGGTATCATAGAGAAAGCACAAGTGCAAAATTTAATAAATGGATCTAACACATTTTCATGTAATGATGATAACCGCTCTCGTCCATTGGGCGGGAGTTTTTGACTTTTACACACACGCAGGAGGTTCCAACATGCCGGAAAAGAAAAAAACGTTCTATCTGACAACACCTATTTACTATCCGAGCGGAAAATTACATATTGGACATGCTTATACGACAGTAGCAGGGGATGCTATGGCTCGTTATAAACGTCTTCAAGGCTATGATGTGATGTATTTAACGGGTACAGATGAGCACGGACAAAAAATTCAGCAAAAAGCTGAAGAACAAAACATCACACCGATCGAGTATTTAGATCCGGTCGTAGCAGACATTCAATCACTATGGAAGAAACTCGACATTTCCAATGATGATTTCATCCGTACAACAGAAAAAAGACATACGAAAATCATTGAGCAAGTGTTTCAAAAGCTACTTGATCAAGGTGATATTTATTTAGATCAATATGAAGGCTGGTACAGTATTCCTGATGAGACATTCTATACGGAAACACAGCTTGTGGATGTTGAGCGGAATGAAAAAGGAGAAGTCACTGGCGGGAAAAGCCCTGACAGCGGACATCCTGTCGAATTAATTAAAGAGGAATCATATTTCTTCCGTATGAGTAAGTATGCGGATCGTTTACTAGACTATTACGAAAAGAATCCAACGTTCATTCAGCCTGAATCAAGAAAGAATGAAATGATCAATAACTTCATCAAACCAGGTTTAGAGGATCTAGCTGTATCAAGAACAACCTTTGACTGGGGAATTAAAGTTCCAAACAATCCAAAGCACGTCATCTATGTATGGATTGATGCGTTGTTCAACTATTTAACTGCGATTGGTTACGGAACTGATCAGGATGAAAAATATAAAAAATATTGGCCTGCCAACGTGCATCTCGTAGGGAAAGAAATTGTTCGTTTCCATACGATTTATTGGCCAATTATGCTGATGGCACTCGATCTGCCGCTGCCGAAACAAATTTTCGCACACGGCTGGCTGCTGATGAAAGATGGTAAGATGTCTAAATCAAAAGGGAACGTAGTAGATCCGGTCACATTAATTGATCGCTACGGTCTTGATGCCCTTCGTTATTACCTCCTTCGTGAAGTACCATTTGGTGCGGATGGTGTGTTTACACCAGAAGGATTCGTGGAACGTGTAAACTATGATCTTGCCAATGATTTAGGTAACTTGCTTAACCGTACAGTTGCGATGGTGCAAAAATATTTTGACGGGACATTAAGCAGCTATAAGGGTCCAGTTAATGAGTTTGATGAGGAACTTAAAGCAGTAGCTGAGCAAACAGTCAAAGCCTATGAAGAAGCGATGGAAAATCTTGAATTCTCGGTGGCTCTTTCAAATGTTTGGACATTAATCAGCAGAACCAATAAATATATTGACCAGACAGCTCCTTGGGTGCTGGCAAAGGATGAAACAAAACGAAAAGAGCTGCATTCTGTCATGTATCATTTAGCAGAATCATTGCGCATCACAGCAGTGCTCTTAACGCCATTCCTAACGAAAACACCTGAGAAAATTTTCTTCCAGCTTGGCATTGAAGAAGAGAAACTTAAAAGCTGGGATAGCATTCTATCTTTCGGTGCGATTCAACAAGCGACGGTACAAAAAGGCGAGCCTTTGTTCCCGCGTTTAGAGGT
Encoded proteins:
- a CDS encoding tRNA1(Val) (adenine(37)-N6)-methyltransferase; translated protein: MVSLREDERLDYLLAEDMKIIQSKTVFAFSLDAVLLAKFAYVPIQKGEIIDLCTGNGIVPLLLSTRSKASITGVEIQERLFDMAKRSVAYNQLEKQIELIHGDLNDMPSRYGNHKVDVITCNPPYFKTPSKEEINENEYLAIARHEIHCTLEDVIRVSSTLLKQGGKLAMVHRPGRLLEIVELMKKYRIEPKRIQFVYPKQGKEANTILVEGIKDGKPDLKILPPLFVYGDDQEYTEEIRTILYGKA
- a CDS encoding GIY-YIG nuclease family protein: MEKHNHYFYVLKCADGSLYAGYTNDLQKRLTTHNSGKGAKYTRARRPVELYYHECFATKREAMQQEYRFKTWTRKKKDLYIEEMRIEKEAAHENTEKL
- the rsmI gene encoding 16S rRNA (cytidine(1402)-2'-O)-methyltransferase, with protein sequence MKTQKSFDGQSDMGILYLVPTPIGNLEDMTFRAIQTLKDVDYIAAEDTRQTKKLCHVYEIDTPLTSYHEHNKDSSGHKLIEWLKEGKNIALVSDAGLPTISDPGAEVVRDFTNIGGYVVPLPGANAALTALIASGITPQPFFFYGFLDRQKKEKKKQLEALKKRQETIIFYEAPHRLKETLTLMKEVWGNRNIAITRELTKKFEEFIRGDLESVLTWAVENQIRGEFCLVVQGNDQDEEELNEEAWWKSLSEKEHVIHYIEEGLTSKEAIKRTAVERGVPKRTIYDAYHIEQ
- a CDS encoding AbrB/MazE/SpoVT family DNA-binding domain-containing protein, whose amino-acid sequence is MKMKSTGIVRKVDELGRVVIPIELRRTLGIAEKDALEIYVDDEKIILKKYKPNMTCQVTGEVSDDNLKLANGKLVLSREGAEQIINEIQNQLQSQK
- the metG gene encoding methionine--tRNA ligase — encoded protein: MPEKKKTFYLTTPIYYPSGKLHIGHAYTTVAGDAMARYKRLQGYDVMYLTGTDEHGQKIQQKAEEQNITPIEYLDPVVADIQSLWKKLDISNDDFIRTTEKRHTKIIEQVFQKLLDQGDIYLDQYEGWYSIPDETFYTETQLVDVERNEKGEVTGGKSPDSGHPVELIKEESYFFRMSKYADRLLDYYEKNPTFIQPESRKNEMINNFIKPGLEDLAVSRTTFDWGIKVPNNPKHVIYVWIDALFNYLTAIGYGTDQDEKYKKYWPANVHLVGKEIVRFHTIYWPIMLMALDLPLPKQIFAHGWLLMKDGKMSKSKGNVVDPVTLIDRYGLDALRYYLLREVPFGADGVFTPEGFVERVNYDLANDLGNLLNRTVAMVQKYFDGTLSSYKGPVNEFDEELKAVAEQTVKAYEEAMENLEFSVALSNVWTLISRTNKYIDQTAPWVLAKDETKRKELHSVMYHLAESLRITAVLLTPFLTKTPEKIFFQLGIEEEKLKSWDSILSFGAIQQATVQKGEPLFPRLEVEEEVAYIKEKMQGSAPKVEEEKVEIEETELPELGTEIAFDDFSKVDLRVAQVLEAAPVKKADRLLKLQLDFGFEKRQIVSGIAKHYQPEELVGKKLVCVANLTPVKLRGEISQGMILTGETSGKLQVLEVDQSLANGTKIL